One Bombus fervidus isolate BK054 chromosome 2, iyBomFerv1, whole genome shotgun sequence DNA segment encodes these proteins:
- the LOC139995612 gene encoding uncharacterized protein: MRQLTMFLMAIFLVHYALADIMIQPGYERSHSTQKSHLAEEYQPITQPSETLPNSEDKNHELHPQSHDLHQLVQQQGYMDPGYHLELYPVYSDSYHVPAQALSPMFQHIILPPMSRTAYRRLLSDMNSYGAAGIPGAILPYYQYPPTAAHNRYRRSNPSEEPDRIQRSEHDDVATKSPLDDSLSVVDLQDQEKKRVNTRQSVSLLGLNPSNMYPVQQQYRSLELKPTYNPNQEIPVEVKEEMPQKVPIITSTEDPNSIVGNENLHHALLLQRTSPQKQQQLGISDQRNSLDSILTSASVQSSPVDNVGSQHEYKISTEGANTHKKLLGTKQGDIYKIKVHQHVHNHGKFKDNPPKEGYSITIPINKHHDAEPSNNLAPIQPAAEQVVQVYSKPTDLETNYLPNTQYTVVAPQPYSVSDFGNYIGNYVWSCPYSSPYSPYRICFNTNDIQPVVYQLV; encoded by the exons ATGAGGCAATTAACGATG TTTTTAATGGCTATTTTCCTAGTCCACTATGCGCTGGCTGACATTATGATACAACCTGGATACGAACGTTCACACTCTACACAGAAATCACATTTGGCGGAAGAATATCAGCCCATAACTCAACCTTCTGAAACTCTTCCAAATTCAGAAGACAAAAACCATGAATTACATCCTCAATCACACGATCTACACCAATTAGTACAACAACAAGGATACATGGATCCAGGGTATCATTTGGAACTTTATCCAGTGTATTCGGATTCATACCATGTTCCTGCTCAAGCATTGTCACCGATGTTTcaacatataatattgccaCCTATGTCAAGGACTGCTTACAGACGACTGCTGTCTGATATGAACAGCTACGGAGCAGCAGGAATTCCCGGGGCAATTCTACCCTATTATCAATATCCTCCTACA GCAGCACACAATCGATACAGAAGATCTAATCCAAGCGAAGAACCCGATAGAATACAAAGGAGCGAACACGATGATGTGGCCACGAAGTCGCCCTTAGATGATTCGTTATCGGTCGTTGATTTGCAAGATCAAGAGA AGAAGCGCGTGAATACTCGTCAGAGCGTTTCGTTGTTGGGCTTGAATCCATCGAACATGTATCCTGTGCAGCAACAATACCGTTCTCTGGAATTGAAACCAACCTATAATCCCAATCAAGAAATACCAGTCgaagtaaaagaagaaatgccACAGAAAGTACCAATTATTACTTCTACAGAAGACCCGAATTCTATAGTGGGCAACGAAAATCTTCATCACGCATTATTATTGCAACGAACTTCCCCCCAAAAACAGCAACAGTTAGGCATTTCTGATCAGAGAAACTCCCTGGATTCCATATTGACCTCTGCTTCCGTTCAATCGTCGCCAGTTGATAACGTGGGAAGTCAGcacgaatataaaatttccacg GAAGGAGCTAATACTCATAAGAAACTACTGGGTACGAAGCAGGgggatatttacaaaataaaggtGCACCAGCACGTGCATAACCACGGGAAATTCAAGGATAATCCGCCAAAAGAAGGTTACAGCATCACGATTCCTATTAACAAGCACCACGACGCTGAGCCATCGAATAATTTAGCACCGATACAGCCCGCTGCAGAACAAGTCGTACAAGTTTATAGTAAGCCAACTGACTTGGAAACAAATTATTTGCCAAACACTCAGTACACCGTCGTTGCACCTCAACCTTATTCTGTTAGCGATTTCGGTAATTATATAGGTAATTATGTTTGGTCATGCCCATATTCGTCCCCCTACTCGCCATACAGAATTTGTTTCAATACCAATGATATACAGCCTGTCGTATATCAGTTAGTTTAA